A single genomic interval of Zunongwangia sp. HGR-M22 harbors:
- a CDS encoding inorganic diphosphatase: MSETFDVLIEIPKGSRNKYEYDFQLKKVRYDRMIFSSMMYPADYGFIPDTLALDDDPLDVLVLVSEPTFPGIVMEVKPIGVFHMADEKGPDEKIICVPVSDPIWNRLNDLKELNGHLIKEIEHFFKVYKDLEKKKVDVGGWGDAEEARKIIEECVKRYENYDGDKNRLRL; the protein is encoded by the coding sequence ATGTCAGAAACTTTTGATGTACTAATTGAAATTCCAAAAGGAAGTAGAAATAAATATGAGTACGATTTTCAATTAAAAAAAGTACGTTACGACAGGATGATCTTTTCTTCAATGATGTATCCTGCAGATTATGGTTTTATTCCAGATACTTTAGCTTTAGATGACGATCCTTTGGATGTATTGGTGCTTGTTAGCGAACCTACGTTCCCAGGGATTGTAATGGAAGTAAAACCAATTGGCGTTTTCCATATGGCAGATGAAAAAGGACCAGATGAGAAAATTATTTGTGTTCCTGTATCAGATCCTATTTGGAATCGCTTAAATGACCTTAAAGAATTAAATGGTCACTTAATTAAAGAAATCGAACATTTCTTTAAAGTTTATAAAGACCTTGAAAAGAAAAAGGTTGATGTTGGTGGATGGGGCGATGCTGAAGAAGCTAGAAAAATCATCGAAGAATGTGTTAAACGATACGAGAATTATGATGGCGATAAAAACCGTCTAAGATTGTAA
- a CDS encoding DUF5686 and carboxypeptidase-like regulatory domain-containing protein, whose product MKYFLLSTLFIFSCLHVFSQTDISGVVVDEDGAGIPFANVIFTGSSEGTTTDEDGNFSLSSQKTYTSVSFSFLGYQSKDVSLQNKSNKDLQVTLYASSESLSEVKIYKGETSKKNNPAIDILRKIWANRRGNGVKKFDQYAYRRYEKLEFDLNTIDSSLIESRIFNGMEFIFEDLDTNRITGKTYLPIFLNESVSRVYGDNETGQELTELKGNKNSGFSDNQMLISTVRDIYDEIDVYDNYLKFFDKNFVSPLSKTGINVYNYVLADTAYVDGKYCYNIVYYPRRENELTFSGDFWVNDTTWAIKDINLDMSEGANLNWVKGVYIEQEFEVLSDSVFLLKRDFFQADFALREKKESRGVYGKRTVLYDEYEFDKERPSSFYNKQVNRFREEVYNRDNEFWETNRLEELNGDERGVYDMLDTLRTVKQFKRLYNVSTALATGYIDFEGWDYGPVFSTVGFNDVEGVRVRGGGRTYFSQHDKWRLEGYGAYGFKDDKFKYGIQGKVLLDPENRLIITAGNRRDVEQLGVNLTNTTDVLGRSLASSALISTSSNNSLSSINLTVFSVEIEPWENLSFRVSGSYREVEAASEGFSLDYYTDATRTNLSSELNQTEISNLIMYTPGRTTSGYGVEREVVDDDHPTLFLNYTLGIKNLFNSDFDYKKLQLFYNQPIMVGGFGRANASIEAGKTFGEVPLALLSVVPGNQTYFQLYNTFSLLDYYEFVTDTYVAAHFEHNFNGRFFSRIPLLRDLNLREIVGIRGVWGQISEDNKQLNASGIPLVAPNGEPYWEYSAGVGNIFKIIRIDAHFRGNYFDNPDARSFGVTVNFGFHF is encoded by the coding sequence ATGAAGTACTTTCTTTTATCTACCCTGTTTATTTTTAGTTGTTTACATGTCTTTTCCCAAACGGATATTAGTGGAGTTGTAGTAGATGAAGACGGAGCAGGAATACCTTTTGCTAACGTTATATTTACTGGCTCTAGCGAGGGTACTACTACAGATGAAGATGGTAACTTTTCCTTATCATCTCAAAAAACATATACTTCAGTAAGCTTTTCTTTTTTGGGATATCAGTCCAAAGACGTTAGTCTTCAAAACAAATCTAATAAAGATCTACAAGTAACGCTATACGCTTCTTCAGAATCACTTTCCGAAGTTAAAATTTATAAAGGAGAAACTTCTAAAAAGAATAATCCGGCTATCGATATTTTACGGAAAATTTGGGCAAACCGTAGAGGAAACGGCGTCAAGAAATTTGATCAATATGCTTATCGTAGATACGAAAAACTCGAATTCGATTTAAATACTATTGATAGTTCGCTTATCGAAAGTAGAATTTTCAATGGGATGGAATTTATTTTCGAAGATCTAGATACCAATAGGATTACCGGGAAAACCTATTTGCCAATATTTTTAAATGAATCGGTAAGCAGAGTATATGGCGATAATGAAACCGGACAAGAATTAACTGAATTAAAGGGAAATAAAAACTCAGGATTTAGCGATAACCAAATGCTAATTTCTACCGTTCGTGATATCTACGATGAGATCGATGTTTACGATAACTACTTAAAATTTTTTGATAAGAATTTTGTGAGTCCGCTTTCAAAAACAGGAATTAACGTTTATAACTACGTTCTTGCAGATACCGCTTATGTAGATGGAAAGTACTGCTACAATATTGTTTACTACCCTAGACGGGAAAATGAACTAACTTTTAGTGGAGATTTTTGGGTAAATGATACCACTTGGGCAATTAAGGATATTAATCTTGATATGTCTGAAGGTGCCAATTTAAACTGGGTTAAAGGTGTTTATATAGAGCAAGAATTTGAAGTATTAAGTGATTCGGTTTTTCTTTTAAAAAGAGATTTCTTTCAGGCAGATTTTGCATTAAGAGAAAAAAAAGAATCACGGGGTGTTTACGGTAAACGAACTGTACTTTATGATGAATATGAGTTTGATAAAGAACGTCCTTCTTCATTTTATAATAAACAGGTTAATCGCTTTCGCGAAGAAGTTTATAACAGGGATAACGAATTTTGGGAAACCAATAGATTAGAAGAATTAAACGGTGACGAGCGTGGGGTCTATGATATGTTGGATACACTAAGAACGGTAAAACAATTTAAACGATTGTATAACGTCTCTACCGCTTTGGCTACCGGTTATATAGATTTTGAAGGTTGGGATTATGGTCCGGTTTTTTCTACTGTTGGGTTTAACGACGTTGAAGGTGTTCGAGTACGAGGAGGAGGTAGAACCTACTTTTCTCAGCATGATAAATGGCGACTAGAAGGTTACGGAGCTTATGGATTTAAAGACGATAAATTTAAATACGGTATACAGGGGAAAGTTTTGCTAGATCCAGAAAATCGTTTAATTATTACCGCTGGTAATCGTAGAGACGTAGAGCAATTAGGCGTTAATTTAACCAATACTACAGATGTTTTAGGGCGTAGCCTTGCTTCTTCAGCTTTAATAAGTACAAGTTCAAATAATAGTTTAAGTTCTATAAATCTTACTGTTTTTTCTGTAGAAATTGAACCCTGGGAAAATTTAAGTTTTAGAGTTAGCGGTTCTTATCGTGAAGTGGAAGCAGCTTCAGAAGGTTTTAGTTTAGATTATTATACAGATGCGACCAGGACAAATTTATCTTCAGAATTAAACCAGACAGAAATTTCTAATCTTATCATGTATACTCCGGGACGTACAACTTCTGGATATGGTGTAGAACGAGAAGTCGTAGACGATGATCACCCAACGCTTTTTTTAAATTATACATTGGGAATTAAAAACCTTTTTAATAGTGATTTTGATTATAAAAAATTACAGCTTTTTTATAATCAGCCAATAATGGTTGGAGGATTTGGTAGAGCAAATGCCAGTATAGAGGCCGGTAAGACATTTGGCGAAGTACCTTTAGCTTTACTAAGTGTGGTACCAGGTAACCAAACCTATTTTCAGCTTTATAACACATTTTCGCTATTAGACTATTATGAATTTGTAACCGATACTTATGTTGCCGCTCATTTTGAACATAATTTTAATGGTCGATTTTTTTCAAGGATACCTTTGTTAAGAGATTTGAACCTGAGAGAAATTGTAGGAATTAGAGGAGTTTGGGGACAAATTTCTGAGGATAATAAACAATTAAATGCATCTGGGATTCCTTTGGTAGCGCCTAATGGAGAACCATATTGGGAGTACAGTGCCGGTGTAGGAAACATTTTTAAAATTATTAGAATAGATGCCCATTTTCGTGGAAACTATTTTGATAATCCCGATGCGCGATCGTTTGGAGTTACCGTGAATTTCGGTTTTCACTTCTAA
- a CDS encoding pyruvate dehydrogenase complex E1 component subunit beta — protein sequence MKTIQFREAVQQAMSEEMRKDESIYLMGEEVAEYNGAYKASKGMLDEFGPDRVIDTPISELGFSGIGIGSAMNGNRPIIEFMTFNFSLVGIDQIINNAAKIRQMSGGQFNCPIVFRGPTASAGQLGATHSQAFESWYANCPGLKVIVPSNPYDAKGLLKAAIRDDDPVIFMESEQMYGDKGEVPEEEYVIEIGKADIKREGSDVTIVSFGKIIKEAYKAADELEKEGISAEVIDLRTIRPMDHATIIESVKKTNRLVILEEAWPFGNISTEITYQVQEQAFDFLDAPIIKINTADTPAPYSPVLLKEWLPNSEDVVKAVKKVMYK from the coding sequence ATGAAGACAATTCAATTTAGGGAAGCCGTTCAACAGGCTATGAGCGAAGAAATGCGCAAAGATGAGTCCATTTACTTAATGGGTGAAGAAGTAGCCGAATATAACGGTGCATACAAAGCTTCTAAAGGAATGTTGGATGAGTTTGGGCCAGATAGAGTAATAGATACACCAATTTCTGAGCTTGGATTCTCAGGTATAGGTATTGGTAGTGCCATGAATGGTAACCGTCCTATTATAGAGTTCATGACCTTTAACTTTTCCCTGGTTGGAATCGATCAAATAATAAATAATGCCGCTAAGATTCGCCAAATGAGTGGTGGGCAATTTAATTGTCCTATCGTTTTTAGAGGGCCAACAGCTTCAGCAGGTCAGCTTGGTGCAACACACTCTCAGGCTTTTGAAAGTTGGTATGCTAACTGTCCTGGTTTAAAAGTAATTGTTCCTTCTAATCCTTACGATGCAAAAGGTCTTTTAAAGGCGGCAATTAGAGATGATGATCCTGTAATCTTTATGGAAAGTGAACAGATGTACGGTGATAAAGGTGAAGTGCCAGAAGAGGAGTACGTAATCGAGATTGGAAAAGCTGATATTAAGCGTGAAGGATCTGATGTAACTATCGTTTCTTTTGGTAAAATTATCAAAGAAGCTTACAAAGCTGCAGACGAATTAGAGAAAGAAGGTATTTCTGCGGAAGTAATCGATCTTAGAACTATTCGTCCTATGGATCATGCTACCATTATCGAATCTGTAAAGAAAACAAACAGACTTGTAATTCTTGAGGAAGCATGGCCATTTGGAAATATTTCTACTGAAATTACTTACCAGGTACAGGAACAAGCTTTCGATTTTCTTGATGCACCAATCATTAAAATAAACACAGCCGATACACCGGCACCATATTCTCCAGTTCTTCTTAAGGAATGGTTGCCAAATAGTGAAGATGTTGTTAAAGCTGTAAAAAAGGTAATGTACAAGTAA